The following is a genomic window from Trueperaceae bacterium.
TCGAAGTGGCCCGTGGCCAGAACGTCGCGTGGGTCGACCGCTCCATGCTCGGCCCGCACGATTCGCGCGTGGGGGTTCAAAGATTTGAGCGTCGCTTCAACGCGGTTCAGGTGGTTCGCATCGACGAGGTCACACTTGTTGACGACGAGGACGTCGCAGAACTCGACTTGGTCGGTCAGCAGGTCGACGACCGTCCGTTCGTCATTTTCGTCGGCGCGCTCGCCGCGTTCATGAAGGGCGTCGGTGGTGCCGAAGTCGTCGAGGAAGGCGGATGCGTCGACGACCGTCACCATCGTATCGAGGCGGGCGACCTCGTGGAGTCCCCGCCCGGTCTCGTCATCGAATACGAACGTTTGGGCGACGGGGAGCGGCTCGCTGATGCCTGTGGATTCGATGAGGAGGTAGTCGAAACGTCCATCTCGCGCGAGCCGGCTGACCTCGGCCAGGAGGTCTTCGCGGAGAGTGCAGCAGATGCACCCGTTCGTCATTTCGACGAGCGCCTCTTCGGTGCGGGAGAGTTCGGCGCCGCCTCGCGCGACCATGTCGTGGTCGATGTTCACCTCGCTCATGTCGTTGACGATGACGGCAACCCGAAGACCTTCGCGGTTTGTGAGGACGTGGTTCAGGACCGTCGTCTTTCC
Proteins encoded in this region:
- a CDS encoding GTP-binding protein, which codes for MPLEPAAPLPVTVLSGFLGAGKTTVLNHVLTNREGLRVAVIVNDMSEVNIDHDMVARGGAELSRTEEALVEMTNGCICCTLREDLLAEVSRLARDGRFDYLLIESTGISEPLPVAQTFVFDDETGRGLHEVARLDTMVTVVDASAFLDDFGTTDALHERGERADENDERTVVDLLTDQVEFCDVLVVNKCDLVDANHLNRVEATLKSLNPHARIVRAEHGAVDPRDVLATGHFDLDQVSQSSAWIQELQGEHIPETEEYGIRSFVYEARRPFHPKRLEALLADDETWVGVVRAKGFFWLATRPAYVGLLSLAGRSITIEPIGTWWAVEPEGSWDVPEEEVAAIRADWVEPWGDRKHRIAVIGIGVEEHALRARLDEALVTEDEASAGLPVWSTFQDDLPVW